The window ACGTCCTGCAGTTCAAGCAGCACTTAAAGAAGCTCGTGCACAGGGTGACCTTAGTGAAAACGCCGAATATGATGCAGCCAGAGATAAACAAGCCGCTGTTGAAGGTCGTATTTCAGAATTAGAAAAAATTATTGATCGAGCTGTTTTGATCGAAAATACAACACAAGAGACTGTCGGAATTGGAACATTAGTAACATTCTTAAATCTTGAAACTAATGAAACAACCAAAGTAAGTATTATGGGGACACACGATACTAACCCATTTGAAGGTAAAATTTCAAACAAAAGTCCATTAGCTGTTGCGATGCTAGGGCACAAAAAAAATGACATTGTTGAAGTTGAAGCTCCTAAAAAATATACAGTTAAAATTCTTGAAGTTGAATTCGCATAAAAGATGTTTCAAACATCTTTTTTTATAAATATATCGAGGTAAAAAATGCAAAATAGAGCAGAAAAATTTAAACAAAGATTAATCAAATATTTAGAAATTGAAGCAATGTCACGTTACGAGGAACCTGTAGCAGAAGAACTCAGAAATAATGTAGCAGCTACTTATCAAATTTCACGTGATAAATTTGG is drawn from Mycoplasmopsis glycophila and contains these coding sequences:
- the greA gene encoding transcription elongation factor GreA, which encodes MSNIDNKLYVSQETLEKYKKEYEHLVNIERPAVQAALKEARAQGDLSENAEYDAARDKQAAVEGRISELEKIIDRAVLIENTTQETVGIGTLVTFLNLETNETTKVSIMGTHDTNPFEGKISNKSPLAVAMLGHKKNDIVEVEAPKKYTVKILEVEFA